From a region of the Cyprinus carpio isolate SPL01 chromosome B21, ASM1834038v1, whole genome shotgun sequence genome:
- the LOC109074655 gene encoding AF4/FMR2 family member 4-like isoform X3, with product MASQSGNMNREDRNMLRMKERERRNQEIQQGGEAFPANSPLFPEPYKSCKEDKLSSRIQSMLGNYDEMKETIGEPPISKLIPKASSSSSDDKSGQSQNSKWTPVGGISSTSCPSSSASSSSQKRSSVQGSHGSSQRSGGQRHERDYSSSSKKSSKHGSENKPHSSPAKGSMSSGGHSRSRTKSPRDREPNWDSPSRVHSFSSGQHPSQSFPPSLIKPSSMLQKPTAYVRPMDDRETAEPKTSSESYGGQSHSSAVGEMKPNGKASLTKLKIPTQPVDVSMGADASCVDEILKEMTQVWPPPLTAIHTPCKTEPSKFPFSTSKDAQHPSFGAQKKLSGKSTSKPSDSEQSNTLHEDLKLSSSEDSDGEQDPAKNPSTSNNSNNSEAPEQVDTSSHSSESSSGSDSESESSSTDSENNEPPRPASPEREQPTANKWQLDNWFKKVKSPPASPVENRSTTPTKYKKEGRGENSSRVYSGSGSKDVAPSTGRDLRPNQKGQDRRSQRSPAQSEGGSQKGRRLEVGKKQPKKPDKPPVVEEPKGGLKVETEPSPEIPSHRVRAPNKGLRKPNIKKEPKTSSPRPAQDKRKKTASKSREFIESDSSSSDSEGNESVPSSSQTPREQYAENPSVLFSPMLSPLSDQEGRLPPRLLVQIDLSLLSRVPGRVYKETEVKAERGSPAEGKDFQKQPAEKGASKGKRKHKNDDDSLKPDSKKSKPDEKSSHKSSSKDSSKRAQDKEKESAPSPSITLQRTPKSEGRKRTLSQSSASVPSTSSSKDSSKSSSKHRKGDDKPLRRDAKEKSTKAENPIAVPPLSDGSKSRSKLLFEDRVHSADHHLQEAKKLKHNADALMDRFEKAVYYLDAVVSFIECGNALEKSAQEAKSPFPMYAETVELIKYTMKLKSYLAPDATSADKRLAVLCLRCQALLYLRLFKLRKESALKYSKTLTEHLKNSLSNNQAPSPGVANKTAGMPSPVSPKLSPGSAGSFSSSSSSQSTSSSVTIPQRIHQMAASYVQVTSNFLYAVEVWEQAEQLAKEQREFFTDLDKAMSPLIFNTSSMTELVRFTRQGLHWLRLDAKLIQ from the exons ATGGCCTCTCAGTCAGG CAACATGAACCGTGAAGACCGGAATATGCTCCGTATGAAAGAAAGGGAAAGGAGAAATCAAGAAATCCAGCAGGGAGGAGAGGCCTTTCCAGCTAACTCTCCCCTCTTTCCTGAACCTTATAAA TCCTGCAAGGAAGATAAACTCTCAAGTCGCAtccagagcatgctgggaaattaCGACGAGATGAAGGAAACCATCGGTGAACCCCCAATCTCCAAACTCATTCCCAAAGCCTCCAGCTCCTCCTCGGACGATAAATCCGG CCAGAGTCAGAACAGCAAATGGACTCCAGTCGGCGGCATCTCTTCCACATCCTGCCCGTCGTCCTCCGCTTCCTCCTCCTCGCAGAAGCGCTCATCCGTGCAGGGCAGCCACGGCAGCAGTCAGCGCAGCGGCGGTCAGCGGCACGAGCGAGACTATAGCAGCAGCAGCAAGAAGTCCAGCAAGCACGGCTCCGAGAACAAACCCCACTCCAGCCCGGCCAAGGGCTCCATGAGCTCCGGCGGACACTCGCGCAGCCGCACCAAGTCTCCCAGGGACAGAGAACCCAACTGGGACTCGCCCTCAAGAGTTCATTCCTTCTCCAGCGGACAGCATCCCAGCCAGAGCTTCCCGCCCTCGCTCATCAAACCCAGCTCCATGCTCCAAAAACCCACCGCCTATGTGCGGCCCATGGACGACCGGGAAACGGCCGAGCCCAAGACCTCCTCGGAGTCGTACGGCGGTCAATCACACAGCAGCGCCGTGGGAGAAATGAAGCCCAATGGCAAGGCTTCCCTCACCAAGCTCAAGATCCCGACGCAGCCTGTCGAT GTTTCAATGGGAGCAGATGCGAGCTGTGTTGATGAAATATTAAag GAAATGACTCAGGTCTGGCCTCCTCCACTAACAGCCATTCACACGCCCTGCAAGACCGAGCCGTCAAAGTTTCCTTTCTCCACCTCCAAG GATGCCCAGCACCCGTCTTTTGGGGCACAAA AAAAACTCTCAGGAAAGAGCACGTCCAAGCCATCCGACAGCGAGCAGTCTAA CACGCTGCATGAAGATCTGAAGCTCAGCAGCAGCGAAGACAGCGACGGAGAGCAAGATCCTGCTAAAAACCCCTCGACAAG CAACAACAGTAATAACAGCGAGGCTCCTGAACAAGTGGACACCAGCAGTCACAGTTCAGAGAGCAGCTCTGGTTCAGACAGCGAGAGCGAGAGCAGCTCTACAGACAGTGAGAACAACGAGCCTCCTCGTCCTGCGTCACCCGAG CGGGAACAGCCCACGGCTAACAAATGGCAGCTGGACAACTGGTTCAAGAAAGTCAAGTCGCCCCCTGCTTCTCCAGTGGAGAACCGCAGCACGACGCCAACAAAGTATAAGAAAGAGGGGCGAGGAGAAAACTCCAGCAGGGTCTACAGTGGCTCGGGTTCAAAAGACGTGGCGCCCTCTACTGGGCGAGACCTCCGGCCAAACCAGAAGGGGCAAGACAGGCGAAGTCAGAGGTCTCCCGCTCAGAGCGAGGGGGGGAGTCAGAAGGGGCGGCGACTGGAGGTGGGCAAGAAGCAGCCTAAAAAGCCAGACAAGCCACCTGTGGTGGAGGAGCCGAAGGGTGGGCTCAAGGTGGAGACCGAACCCTCGCCCGAGATCCCGTCACATAGAGTCCGTGCACCTAACAAGGGCCTCCGCAAGCCCAACATCAAGAAGGAGCCCAAAACCTCCTCCCCTCGCCCGGCGCAAGACAAGCGCAAGAAAACAGCCAGCAAGTCGCGTGAGTTCATAGAATCCGATTCGTCATCGTCCGACTCGGAGGGCAACGAAAGCGTCCCCTCGTCTTCGCAGACGCCGAGAGAGCAGTATGCAGAGAACCCATCTGTCCTGTTCTCGCCCATGCTTTCCCCGCTGAGTGACCAAGAAGGGAGGCTGCCGCCCAGACTGCTGGTGCAGATCGACCTCAGTCTGCTGTCCAGAGTGCCTGGTCGAGTCTACAAGGAAACTGAGGTGAAAGCGGAGAGGGGCTCCCCTGCGGAAGGAAAAGACTTCCAGAAACAGCCGGCAGAAAAGGGAGCCAGCAAGGGGAAGAGAAAACACAAG AATGACGACGATAGTCTCAAACCAGACAGTAAGAAGTCCAAGCCGGATGAAAAGTCGTCACACAAGTCGAGCAGTAAAGA CTCGTCTAAGCGTGCTCAGGACAAAGAGAAAGAGTCTGCGCCCTCTCCTTCGATTACGCTGCAGCGGACGCCTAAATCTGAGGGCCGCAAGCGGACGCTGAGCCAGTCCTCGGCCTCTGTACccagcaccagcagcagcaaAGACAGCAGCAAGAGCAGCTCCAAACACCGCAAAGGCGACGACAAGCCCTTACGCAGGGATGCCAAG GAGAAAAGCACTAAAGCAGAGAATCCCATTGCAGTGCCGCCCCTCTCTGATGGCTCTAAATCTAGATCCAAACTCCTCTTTGAGGACAG GGTTCATTCGGCTGATCATCACCTTCAAGAAGCGAAGAAGCTGAAACACAACGCAGATGCTCTG ATGGACAGGTTTGAGAAGGCCGTGTATTACCTGGACGCTGTGGTGTCTTTCATCGAGTGTGGAAACGCCCTGGAGAAGAGCGCCCAGGAGGCCAAATCACCCTTCCCCATGTACGCAGAGACCGTGGAGCTCATCAA GTACACTATGAAGCTGAAGAGCTACCTGGCGCCGGATGCAACCTCTGCAGACAAAAGGCTCGCGGTGCTGTG ccTGAGGTGCCAAGCGCTCCTGTATCTGAGGCTCTTCAAGCTACGCAAAGAAAGTGCACTGAAATACTCTAAAACACTAACTGAACACTTGAAG aATTCGTTGAGTAATAACCAAGCTCCATCTCCTGGAGTAGCAAA TAAGACAGCGGGAATGCCGTCTCCGGTCTCTCCTAAACTCTCCCCGGGCAGTGCGGGCAGCTTCTCCTCCAGCAGCTCCAGCCAGAGCACCAGCTCCTCCGTCACCATCCCACAGCGCATCCACCAGATGGCAGCCAGCTACGTCCAGGTCACCTCCAACTTCCTCTACGCCGTCGAGGTGTGGGAGCAGGCCGAACAGCTCGCCAAAGAGCAGAGAG AGTTCTTCACCGATCTGGACAAGGCTATGAGCCCGCTCATCTTCAACACCAGCAGCATGACTGAGCTGGTGCGATTCACGCGGCAGGGCCTGCACTGGCTACGACTGGACGCCAAGCTCATTCAGTAG
- the LOC109074655 gene encoding AF4/FMR2 family member 4-like isoform X1, giving the protein MASQSGNMNREDRNMLRMKERERRNQEIQQGGEAFPANSPLFPEPYKSCKEDKLSSRIQSMLGNYDEMKETIGEPPISKLIPKASSSSSDDKSGQYADQRSGGAQSQNSKWTPVGGISSTSCPSSSASSSSQKRSSVQGSHGSSQRSGGQRHERDYSSSSKKSSKHGSENKPHSSPAKGSMSSGGHSRSRTKSPRDREPNWDSPSRVHSFSSGQHPSQSFPPSLIKPSSMLQKPTAYVRPMDDRETAEPKTSSESYGGQSHSSAVGEMKPNGKASLTKLKIPTQPVDVSMGADASCVDEILKEMTQVWPPPLTAIHTPCKTEPSKFPFSTSKDAQHPSFGAQKKLSGKSTSKPSDSEQSNTLHEDLKLSSSEDSDGEQDPAKNPSTSNNSNNSEAPEQVDTSSHSSESSSGSDSESESSSTDSENNEPPRPASPEREQPTANKWQLDNWFKKVKSPPASPVENRSTTPTKYKKEGRGENSSRVYSGSGSKDVAPSTGRDLRPNQKGQDRRSQRSPAQSEGGSQKGRRLEVGKKQPKKPDKPPVVEEPKGGLKVETEPSPEIPSHRVRAPNKGLRKPNIKKEPKTSSPRPAQDKRKKTASKSREFIESDSSSSDSEGNESVPSSSQTPREQYAENPSVLFSPMLSPLSDQEGRLPPRLLVQIDLSLLSRVPGRVYKETEVKAERGSPAEGKDFQKQPAEKGASKGKRKHKNDDDSLKPDSKKSKPDEKSSHKSSSKDSSKRAQDKEKESAPSPSITLQRTPKSEGRKRTLSQSSASVPSTSSSKDSSKSSSKHRKGDDKPLRRDAKEKSTKAENPIAVPPLSDGSKSRSKLLFEDRVHSADHHLQEAKKLKHNADALMDRFEKAVYYLDAVVSFIECGNALEKSAQEAKSPFPMYAETVELIKYTMKLKSYLAPDATSADKRLAVLCLRCQALLYLRLFKLRKESALKYSKTLTEHLKNSLSNNQAPSPGVANKTAGMPSPVSPKLSPGSAGSFSSSSSSQSTSSSVTIPQRIHQMAASYVQVTSNFLYAVEVWEQAEQLAKEQREFFTDLDKAMSPLIFNTSSMTELVRFTRQGLHWLRLDAKLIQ; this is encoded by the exons ATGGCCTCTCAGTCAGG CAACATGAACCGTGAAGACCGGAATATGCTCCGTATGAAAGAAAGGGAAAGGAGAAATCAAGAAATCCAGCAGGGAGGAGAGGCCTTTCCAGCTAACTCTCCCCTCTTTCCTGAACCTTATAAA TCCTGCAAGGAAGATAAACTCTCAAGTCGCAtccagagcatgctgggaaattaCGACGAGATGAAGGAAACCATCGGTGAACCCCCAATCTCCAAACTCATTCCCAAAGCCTCCAGCTCCTCCTCGGACGATAAATCCGGCCAGTACGCTGACCAGCGTAGCGGAGGTGCCCAGAGTCAGAACAGCAAATGGACTCCAGTCGGCGGCATCTCTTCCACATCCTGCCCGTCGTCCTCCGCTTCCTCCTCCTCGCAGAAGCGCTCATCCGTGCAGGGCAGCCACGGCAGCAGTCAGCGCAGCGGCGGTCAGCGGCACGAGCGAGACTATAGCAGCAGCAGCAAGAAGTCCAGCAAGCACGGCTCCGAGAACAAACCCCACTCCAGCCCGGCCAAGGGCTCCATGAGCTCCGGCGGACACTCGCGCAGCCGCACCAAGTCTCCCAGGGACAGAGAACCCAACTGGGACTCGCCCTCAAGAGTTCATTCCTTCTCCAGCGGACAGCATCCCAGCCAGAGCTTCCCGCCCTCGCTCATCAAACCCAGCTCCATGCTCCAAAAACCCACCGCCTATGTGCGGCCCATGGACGACCGGGAAACGGCCGAGCCCAAGACCTCCTCGGAGTCGTACGGCGGTCAATCACACAGCAGCGCCGTGGGAGAAATGAAGCCCAATGGCAAGGCTTCCCTCACCAAGCTCAAGATCCCGACGCAGCCTGTCGAT GTTTCAATGGGAGCAGATGCGAGCTGTGTTGATGAAATATTAAag GAAATGACTCAGGTCTGGCCTCCTCCACTAACAGCCATTCACACGCCCTGCAAGACCGAGCCGTCAAAGTTTCCTTTCTCCACCTCCAAG GATGCCCAGCACCCGTCTTTTGGGGCACAAA AAAAACTCTCAGGAAAGAGCACGTCCAAGCCATCCGACAGCGAGCAGTCTAA CACGCTGCATGAAGATCTGAAGCTCAGCAGCAGCGAAGACAGCGACGGAGAGCAAGATCCTGCTAAAAACCCCTCGACAAG CAACAACAGTAATAACAGCGAGGCTCCTGAACAAGTGGACACCAGCAGTCACAGTTCAGAGAGCAGCTCTGGTTCAGACAGCGAGAGCGAGAGCAGCTCTACAGACAGTGAGAACAACGAGCCTCCTCGTCCTGCGTCACCCGAG CGGGAACAGCCCACGGCTAACAAATGGCAGCTGGACAACTGGTTCAAGAAAGTCAAGTCGCCCCCTGCTTCTCCAGTGGAGAACCGCAGCACGACGCCAACAAAGTATAAGAAAGAGGGGCGAGGAGAAAACTCCAGCAGGGTCTACAGTGGCTCGGGTTCAAAAGACGTGGCGCCCTCTACTGGGCGAGACCTCCGGCCAAACCAGAAGGGGCAAGACAGGCGAAGTCAGAGGTCTCCCGCTCAGAGCGAGGGGGGGAGTCAGAAGGGGCGGCGACTGGAGGTGGGCAAGAAGCAGCCTAAAAAGCCAGACAAGCCACCTGTGGTGGAGGAGCCGAAGGGTGGGCTCAAGGTGGAGACCGAACCCTCGCCCGAGATCCCGTCACATAGAGTCCGTGCACCTAACAAGGGCCTCCGCAAGCCCAACATCAAGAAGGAGCCCAAAACCTCCTCCCCTCGCCCGGCGCAAGACAAGCGCAAGAAAACAGCCAGCAAGTCGCGTGAGTTCATAGAATCCGATTCGTCATCGTCCGACTCGGAGGGCAACGAAAGCGTCCCCTCGTCTTCGCAGACGCCGAGAGAGCAGTATGCAGAGAACCCATCTGTCCTGTTCTCGCCCATGCTTTCCCCGCTGAGTGACCAAGAAGGGAGGCTGCCGCCCAGACTGCTGGTGCAGATCGACCTCAGTCTGCTGTCCAGAGTGCCTGGTCGAGTCTACAAGGAAACTGAGGTGAAAGCGGAGAGGGGCTCCCCTGCGGAAGGAAAAGACTTCCAGAAACAGCCGGCAGAAAAGGGAGCCAGCAAGGGGAAGAGAAAACACAAG AATGACGACGATAGTCTCAAACCAGACAGTAAGAAGTCCAAGCCGGATGAAAAGTCGTCACACAAGTCGAGCAGTAAAGA CTCGTCTAAGCGTGCTCAGGACAAAGAGAAAGAGTCTGCGCCCTCTCCTTCGATTACGCTGCAGCGGACGCCTAAATCTGAGGGCCGCAAGCGGACGCTGAGCCAGTCCTCGGCCTCTGTACccagcaccagcagcagcaaAGACAGCAGCAAGAGCAGCTCCAAACACCGCAAAGGCGACGACAAGCCCTTACGCAGGGATGCCAAG GAGAAAAGCACTAAAGCAGAGAATCCCATTGCAGTGCCGCCCCTCTCTGATGGCTCTAAATCTAGATCCAAACTCCTCTTTGAGGACAG GGTTCATTCGGCTGATCATCACCTTCAAGAAGCGAAGAAGCTGAAACACAACGCAGATGCTCTG ATGGACAGGTTTGAGAAGGCCGTGTATTACCTGGACGCTGTGGTGTCTTTCATCGAGTGTGGAAACGCCCTGGAGAAGAGCGCCCAGGAGGCCAAATCACCCTTCCCCATGTACGCAGAGACCGTGGAGCTCATCAA GTACACTATGAAGCTGAAGAGCTACCTGGCGCCGGATGCAACCTCTGCAGACAAAAGGCTCGCGGTGCTGTG ccTGAGGTGCCAAGCGCTCCTGTATCTGAGGCTCTTCAAGCTACGCAAAGAAAGTGCACTGAAATACTCTAAAACACTAACTGAACACTTGAAG aATTCGTTGAGTAATAACCAAGCTCCATCTCCTGGAGTAGCAAA TAAGACAGCGGGAATGCCGTCTCCGGTCTCTCCTAAACTCTCCCCGGGCAGTGCGGGCAGCTTCTCCTCCAGCAGCTCCAGCCAGAGCACCAGCTCCTCCGTCACCATCCCACAGCGCATCCACCAGATGGCAGCCAGCTACGTCCAGGTCACCTCCAACTTCCTCTACGCCGTCGAGGTGTGGGAGCAGGCCGAACAGCTCGCCAAAGAGCAGAGAG AGTTCTTCACCGATCTGGACAAGGCTATGAGCCCGCTCATCTTCAACACCAGCAGCATGACTGAGCTGGTGCGATTCACGCGGCAGGGCCTGCACTGGCTACGACTGGACGCCAAGCTCATTCAGTAG